In Mytilus edulis chromosome 13, xbMytEdul2.2, whole genome shotgun sequence, a single window of DNA contains:
- the LOC139501345 gene encoding uncharacterized protein, translating to MEEKIIALLKERGITDTQIKNLSDNKLIDRDILQAIPDDSLKEYIPLAGDRFVLREFCKKGPKTKKNTLIKKLRKRLNIQKVDSDSDEEPVKKSHLIGNANAWKKTKKVSIGWLNYDVSASQFRQLKMHGGSTRKFDFHKDDGTEAVLVKGKSVFFPGGVSKIGHINDFEIELRDFSHELIKSEDTIEEWYDKTGVSMLRFYISTKPIDKELPSTPKNKELSTTHKNKELSTTPKNTKASIKPSALDTDQSDNSLPDPELDFFFGSIDNIPPLPPIEIFESDHELYDPEIAFRTDNVPRENNNDVTLRYVPNTSTPLADRDISSHLTFQNVGPDLENEDIPTSASLKIHRGSLSMMEMICYFKDPSLINNPVSIIRVLPNGEKEIAEDTGGVLRDVLSEFWGYFLENCTLGKTFKIPSLRHDFGYMEWKSVARIMIYGYKFSGYWPIHLAKTFMEQCIAPGDEIETKELMSDFYQFVSVPDREVFKKAVDDFSSVDIDELLDALETHECKARPTDNNIKLILKEIAHKEIIQAPKYIIDCWKTVFEETNAKFIDLKKLSELYEKLQPTNRKVVQILKFPDFMDAPCSEVSNYLKRFVKNLEADTLKRFLRFCTGSDLLTAECITIEFNSLTGLERRPTAHTCGCVLKLPKVFEDFMSFRSEFDQILEHNFWVMDII from the coding sequence attgatcGTGATATATTGCAAGCCATTCCAGATGATTCGTTGAAAGAATATATTCCATTAGCTGGCGATCGGTTTGTCTTAAGAGAATTTTGTAAGAAGGGaccgaaaaccaaaaaaaacacaCTAATCAAGAAGTTGCGTAAAAGATTAAATATTCAGAAAGTGGATTCAGACTCCGATGAGGAACCAGTAAAAAAATCACATTTGATTGGGAACGCAAATGCCtggaaaaaaaccaaaaaggtctCAATCGGCTGGCTGAACTATGACGTGTCTGCCAGCCAATTCCGACAACTGAAAATGCATGGTGGAAGTACAAGAAAATTCGATTTTCATAAAGATGATGGCACGGAAGCAGTCTTGGTAAAAGGCAAGTCCGTATTTTTCCCTGGTGGAGTGAGTAAGATAGGACacataaatgattttgaaatagaATTGAGAGATTTTTCACATGAATTGATCAAATCAGAAGACACCATTGAAGAATGGTACGACAAAACTGGGGTTTCCATGTTAAGGTTTTACATTTCAACCAAACCTATAGATAAAGAACTTCCATCTACACCTAAAAATAAAGAACTTTCAACTACAcataaaaataaagaactttCAACAACACCTAAAAATACAAAAGCAAGCATAAAACCATCAGCATTGGACACAGACCAGTCTGACAATTCCTTACCAGATCCAGAACTTGATTTTTTCTTTGGAAGCATTGATAATATTCCACCTTTACCTCCTATTGAAATCTTTGAAAGTGATCATGAGCTATATGACCCAGAAATAGCTTTCCGCACTGACAATGTTCCAAGAGAAAACAATAATGATGTGACATTAAGATATGTCCCTAATACAAGTACGCCATTAGCAGACCGTGATATAAGTTCACATTTAACATTCCAAAATGTTGGACCAGATCTCGAAAATGAGGATATTCCAACATCTGCCTCTCTTAAAATACACAGAGGAAGTTTATCAATGATGGAGATGATATGTTATTTCAAAGATCCATCCTTGATAAACAACCCGGTTTCAATTATTCGGGTCCTTCCGAACGGGGAGAAGGAAATTGCAGAGGATACAGGTGGTGTGTTGAGAGATGTGTTGAGCGAATTTTGGGGCTATTTTCTAGAGAATTGTACACTAGGTAAGACATTTAAAATTCCAAGTCTCAGACATGATTTTGGCTATATGGAGTGGAAGTCTGTTGCCCGCATCATGATATATGGATATAAGTTTAGTGGCTATTGGCCTATTCATTTGGCCAAGACATTTATGGAACAATGTATAGCTCCAGGTGATGAAATTGAGACAAAAGAATTGATGAGTGACTTTTATCAATTTGTATCGGTACCAGATAGAGAAGTGTTTAAGAAAGCTGTGGATGATTTTTCCAGTGTAGATATCGACGAACTGTTAGATGCACTAGAGACGCATGAATGTAAGGCCAGACCTACAGACAATAATATAAAgcttattttaaaagaaatcgcACATAAAGAAATAATCCAAGCTCCAAAGTATATCATAGATTGTTGGAAAACAGTATTTGAAGAAACCAACGCAAAATTTATAGACCTGAAGAAGTTATCTGAGCTATATGAAAAACTTCAACCAACTAATAGAAAAGTTGTTCAAATTTTAAAGTTTCCAGATTTTATGGATGCACCTTGTTCAGAAGTTTCCAATTACCTTAAGAGATTTGTGAAAAACCTTGAGGCAGATACTTTGAAAAGATTTTTAAGGTTTTGTACCGGCTCAGACCTGTTGACAGCTGAATGCATCACCATTGAATTTAATAGCCTCACTGGTTTAGAGCGTAGACCAACAGCACATACTTGTGGTTGTGTTTTGAAACTGCCCAAAGTTTTCGAAGACTTTATGTCTTTTCGATCAGAGTTTGATCAAATCCTGGAACATAATTTCTGGGTGATGGATATCATATAG